A region from the uncultured Sunxiuqinia sp. genome encodes:
- a CDS encoding MFS transporter, translated as MGNRTKFPKVFWVANSIEVLERFAYYGIYMSFGIYLGELGFSKGDLGVIQSIFLALSYLIPLFSGTFADRYGFKKMLIISYMAYLPAILLLILTQTFSGIALTMLTIGFAAGIFKPLISSTVRATTDSTNKTLGFGIFYQMVNLGASVGPIVMGKLRGWSWDYVFYTAAATVGLMFIITLLFYNEPERELEGVTLKKKFRDMGEALSDIKFLSFLVLLGVFFWLPFWAFFNVLAVYINDYLDTASLYESVRMILGTGITRFISSQDSGVWRINAEAISHTGYIIIVFQLVISRIFEKRGAISSFLFGLVVAASGFVVLGLSVTIAGGLVFLGVFLFAVGEMISAPRIQEYIMWIAPKEKAGLYMGTNFLATFIGAVLSGLYTWLMGIYETSGHPEYIMYTLTIHILIGLLAIYLFIRRVGEFQERTE; from the coding sequence ATGGGTAATCGTACAAAATTTCCAAAGGTTTTTTGGGTGGCCAACTCGATTGAGGTGCTCGAGCGTTTTGCGTATTATGGTATTTATATGAGTTTCGGTATTTACTTGGGTGAACTTGGTTTTTCGAAAGGAGACCTGGGAGTCATTCAAAGTATTTTTCTGGCGCTTTCGTATCTGATACCGTTATTTTCCGGCACATTTGCTGATCGGTATGGATTTAAGAAGATGTTGATTATTTCGTATATGGCTTATCTTCCTGCCATTTTATTACTGATTTTAACGCAGACGTTCAGTGGAATTGCTCTGACCATGCTTACTATTGGATTTGCTGCCGGTATTTTTAAACCACTGATTTCATCTACTGTTCGAGCAACGACAGATTCGACAAATAAAACACTGGGATTTGGGATCTTTTATCAGATGGTGAATCTTGGCGCATCAGTTGGCCCAATTGTTATGGGGAAACTGAGGGGCTGGTCGTGGGACTATGTTTTTTATACTGCCGCTGCTACCGTGGGGTTGATGTTTATTATTACGCTGCTTTTTTACAATGAACCAGAGCGCGAGCTCGAAGGTGTCACTTTAAAAAAGAAGTTCAGAGACATGGGGGAAGCCCTATCTGACATTAAGTTTCTGAGTTTTCTGGTGTTGCTCGGCGTCTTTTTTTGGTTGCCGTTTTGGGCGTTTTTCAATGTATTGGCTGTTTATATTAACGATTACCTGGATACCGCCTCTCTATATGAATCTGTGCGAATGATATTAGGAACAGGTATTACTCGATTTATTTCAAGTCAGGATAGTGGAGTTTGGCGAATTAACGCTGAAGCTATTTCACACACCGGTTATATTATCATTGTATTTCAGTTGGTGATTTCTCGTATTTTTGAGAAACGCGGTGCCATATCTTCATTTTTATTTGGTTTGGTAGTGGCTGCTTCAGGTTTTGTTGTGCTTGGTTTATCGGTCACTATAGCCGGTGGCTTGGTCTTTCTGGGAGTCTTTCTGTTTGCTGTTGGCGAAATGATTTCGGCACCACGAATTCAGGAATATATTATGTGGATTGCCCCCAAAGAAAAGGCCGGCCTGTATATGGGAACCAATTTTCTGGCTACTTTTATCGGAGCTGTCTTAAGTGGACTTTATACTTGGTTAATGGGAATCTATGAGACATCCGGTCATCCTGAATACATCATGTATACGTTGACTATTCATATATTGATAGGACTTCTCGCGATCTATCTTTTTATTCGAAGAGTTGGTGAATTTCAGGAGAGAACCGAGTAG
- the folK gene encoding 2-amino-4-hydroxy-6-hydroxymethyldihydropteridine diphosphokinase, which yields MAKLFLLLGGNLGDKCAVFEKALELVETMVGSIIKYSSVYETEPWGFESDDLFWNQAVVVDTDLDPERVLVQTQLIEKKLGRLRHSEQYSSRLIDLDLLFYDDQIIKNDGLEIPHPRIAERRFVLQPLVEISPEFIHPTFNRTIAQLLNVCPDRLIVKKLS from the coding sequence ATGGCAAAGCTTTTTTTGCTTTTAGGGGGTAATTTAGGTGATAAGTGCGCGGTATTCGAAAAGGCGCTGGAACTGGTGGAAACGATGGTTGGTTCAATTATTAAATATTCTTCAGTTTATGAAACTGAACCTTGGGGGTTTGAGTCTGACGATTTGTTCTGGAATCAGGCGGTGGTGGTTGACACAGATTTAGATCCGGAAAGAGTACTTGTGCAAACTCAGCTAATTGAAAAAAAGCTAGGGCGTCTTCGTCATTCAGAGCAATATAGCTCTCGATTGATTGATTTGGATTTGTTGTTTTACGATGACCAGATCATTAAAAATGATGGGCTTGAGATTCCTCATCCTCGAATCGCTGAACGGCGATTTGTTTTGCAGCCACTGGTCGAAATCTCACCGGAGTTTATTCATCCCACATTCAATAGAACAATAGCCCAATTACTTAATGTATGCCCGGATCGACTTATCGTTAAAAAGTTATCCTAA